GCTTAGCATTAATCTATGAGTCCGTATCATCCAATTCCAACCCATATCAAGTAAAAATCTTCATATTCCACTTCATGAACCAGAAAATTCATAGAAATGCCACGTCATCAGCACAAGAAGTGACCAGATCTAAGCACCCGAAAATGGGTTGACTGCCCAAGTTCCAAATCCTAACTAAAGATCCATCACATTATCTACATTTAGGATTTTATCCACGATAAATAAATACAAGAGATGAAAGATGTATAGAATGGAGATATAATTACCCTGAGGATAAAATTATTCCAGACGGGCGTGCAGGCGAGGCCGGAATAATTGGTGAGAGCGGCAGGGAGATCTTCCTCACAGCTCTGCGCACGGGCAGCCCCTATGGCGGCCCCGAGTGCGAGGATCAGGGAAAGGAAGCCACGCCCCATGGCCAACGACGTCCCAGAGAAGTATAGAGACCAAGGTGGAAGAAAGGGATACAAGCTGAGATGATCCAAAGAGGGAAAGGTGGTGGAGGAGGGTGGGTGGTTGCCGTCGCTTGCATTTTAAGATGGATGAGAGGATTAATACTTCGGGTGGTGACAGGAGTTGTGCTGTGGGGTAGTGGTTGGTGAGCGGGGCCGGAGGCcatggtttctttctttctctttagaTCCGGCAGTTAAAAAATAATCGGAAGCTGTCATCTAGAAAAGATGGCGGAGGTGGGACGAGAGAGTGGGTGAGATTATCACTTCAAAATTTGGTGCCGTTGGCCCCAGGATGCTGGCTAAAATTGGTCGACAGCGCAATGGCTATcattatatataattattgaAGCCTAACTCAAAAACTTAAACTAGTAGATGAAATTATTAAAGTCTAACTCAATAACCTAAACTAGTAGGTGAATGGATATTTGAGTAAATAATCACCACCAAAATTCCTTCTGGAATTATTACCACTTTCACGCAAATTAAAAAAGTGAGAACTTTGAAATCATGTTGAAGTCCAATCTAAAAATAATAGATGGATAGATTAATGAATGTATAACCCTAGCCCATTTGCGATTATTATCACTCTCTCAAcagaaataataatattatttgacAAAAATATCAATACGAAAGTAACTTTTTTTTCGTTCGTTCCCTTTTGTCCGACAATCAAAACATAAGATCTTTATTCATACTATTTTGTTAGCCATTATAGTAAAATAatggctaaaaaaaaaaagccatgtTTGAATTCTCCTTATGTGCATCTGCAACATAATGGAGCCATGGAGGTCTGCAACATGGTTTTGGAATCCCTTATAACATTATAAGGATTGTTGATACTGAACCATTCGGTATGAGTCGTCAGGAGGTACCTGAACAAAGGGTTTAGAAGATAGCGGTACCTAGTTCGGGTCGCTAAGGTTCATTACGGAACTATAGGTTGTTAACAATTGTCATGTATGTAGGTCGTGATACTGCCACCCGAGACTTTGGATGTTGGTGataatgtatcatcatcttatttggAGATTCCAACAATTGAGGAATCTGTGACAGCATTGACCTTCACCAACTCCCAACTCTATGATTCTTTATGGAGCTCTTTTATCAACTTCAGTTAGGTTCATTAAGAAAAATGTATCATAAAGTGTCACTGACATTATTGCCAAACTAATGATGCTTTTATGATTGGAAAAAATTACAGGTAACTAACAAGGGAAACAAAGGATCAGGGAAGAGAATATTAACTAAGAGCCAGCAAAAGCCCACAAAAAAGTCCAAAAGATTGTACTAACAGCCAAAAAAATTACACAAAGAGCCAGAAAAGATCGAGAAGGATTGAAAAATTACCATGTAAATAAACCTGAACTTGAATAaagttccctttttttttttcaaacaatACCCAGGGTTTGAACTGGAACTCTACAAGGACAAGTGCTTAGATTTGAGGTCTCAGTCAACTATGCCAAATGGCTAAACTTCAACAAAGTTGAAATGCCTATATTGATGATGGCACTGCAATGCAGTGTTAGACTGTTATCGGTGTGCAAATTTTTTCTGGGCAAATTTTGTGTTACTGAAGCCTTTGTCCTCTTAATAATCAACTGCTGTCCTAAGGATGGAGAAATTAGAATATGGTTATAAGAGCACTTGCTTGCATTCTAAGATGAATCTATGGGCATTATTTAGTCCACTTGACTGGTTAACAACCGGAACAAACATGTTCCCTGTGTTTATGGCCTTGTTTAATAATAGCTCAGATCTCGACAACTCTGTTATAGAAGGCACCATTTGACTTACCTCTAGGGAGAAATAGGAGGCTAAACAACTAAATTACAGAAAATGGTTAGCTCCTTTGTGCATATTTTATAACTAATACACCTGCCGGACTGTGGCGACCTGGAACATTACTAACAATCCCGCCAGTGTATTTCTTCTTGGTTGAAGTCCAGTGCAATTTTCAAAGTGTCTTCAGATCAAGATCCATTAAAACGAGCATTATATGATTACAGTGGAGTATTGTGGTAACGCATGCAGGATTTGATGCTAAATTTGCTTCAAATTGAGGTATGTGGAAGAAATGGATCGATGATATAAGGAACCTCACTGCCATCACCATGGACCTTTAACTTGTATAATTCTTGTCATGATCATCATTCAACACTTGAGCTAATTTATGATGCTATTATTATGAAGGAATACTTGTACCACACTAGTCACTTGGACATAATAAAGAGCTGACCTTCATTACCCCATTTGCTCTTGCATGGCCTTGTCCTCCCCTTCCTGTGCTCCCCTCCGGCCGAACCATGTATCACAACCACTGATCATGACTCCAGCAACCATGTGCGTACAAGGACTTGCAGTTCACAAGAGACCAAGCTATGTTAAGGATCATAGGGATTCCTGAACTTTTCGGCTGGCACCATGCTAATTCCAGGGAACAAGAAAATTATGATGCGATCGTATCAACTAATTTTATCTGTGAATGCAGATGGGGCTATAAGTAACCTAGTTGTTGCATGACAGGATTTATAGGAGTTCCTAACTGGGATATTTGTTGGTTAGATCTAGTATAAGTGGAATCTGAACCAACATGGCAGAATTGCATGCCTGATCTATAATTTCATATTGATTGAATTGTCCAAAAATTTCCcttaaaaataaaaggaggaaaaaaatcaTTCAACTGATGAGATTCTTTATCTGTCTCCCTCTAAGGGAGCCTGTAGAACTAAAAAGTTGAGACTTCATCATGTTTGAATGAGATTTACTCGTTTGCTTACATTTTTCTTGAAAGAATAAAAGATCATGGCCGCATACAACCACCATCCACAACCTCATCCTGCGTTTGATTCCACGATTCACAATATGAAGCCAGATACTTGCACTAAAATTACCGTACTTCAATGAATTATTTGCCTTGCAAATAACACCAAATCATTTCTCTGAAAGCCAACCGATCGATCTCCTCAGCATATAATTAAAGGTTATGATTCAAGTACCCCAACACTGACATCCAATTAAATATGTTCAACAAAAAAGGAGTTAAAAGAATAAGAACTCCATTAATATATAAGGGATCCACGTTAGCAGCATCCATTCAAACTACTAAAACCAAATTAAAAGTGATAGACAATACCATATCATCCATTCATGGATATATACTCTCTTCGTTCTTCCAGAGATGTGAAAGCGGTCGACTCGCACGAGCCATCAGGTAGGACTGATGGAAGATTTTGTATACCCATCGACGTCGTCTGTTTGCGATCGCCTGTAAGCTCGGAGCTCAGGAGGAGAAGGGATCCTCGCCCACATAGTTCCCCGGCGGCTCGTAGTTGCAGCTGATGATGACGCCGCCGTGGTAGCACTCGACGCGGGCGCAGCCGACCCTGGCCGTGCTGTTCCAGACGATCTGCGTGAAGTGGCCACACATCCTCTCGGGCAAGCACGACCTCTCGGTGCGGTTGTAGTAGAGATGCTCCTTGGCCCAGTTCTGGACGGCTTCCTTGGCCTTCCAGTCCCATCCGGTCCCCCAGAACATGTTCTCGCCGTAGGGGCCATGGGAGTGGGTCGTGTCGCACTGCTCTCGCCGCTGCTCGGCCCACCGCCGGGCGTAGCGAGCCAGCTTCTTGTCCCATACGTATGGCTTCTCGCCGGCAAGCTTGCGGATCTCGTTGTGGGCTTTCAAGAACTCGTGGGCCATCATCTTGTAGCTGCCTTTGCCGCCCGTGAAGGAGACGAGGCCTGGAGGCTTCGTCGGGGGTTCGGTGTCTCCGCCATTGGAGACGGGCGAGGAGCGAGCGGAGGTAAGAGGTGGACGTGTTTCTGGGGTCGAGACAGGTGGAGGGCGGAGGGGGGTGCGGGGAATGAGCTGTGGGGACGAAaccgggaggaggaggaggaggaggggaagagagagggggagcgTGGAACCCGCCATTCCTTGGCGAAGGAGACGGAGTTGGAGGGAGGTTTTATTTGAAATAAACGGGTGGTGGAACAGGATACGAGCTTGGTTTGCGGTGTGTGGGATCACCACGGCCATAGATAGAAACTGGAGGAATGCCAAGTTTGGAAGAGGGACAGGGATCGAAGGTTGGCGACCATGGATTGGTTTAGGCCGCCAAATATGGCTCTGGCTAGGATCATTTATAGGGCGCTGAGACGAGCTCTTAAAGGGAACTTACTTGCCAGATTAACATATAATCTTGGAAATTTAGTCATGGAAGAGGGGATTGCTGAAGGAAATGACCAAATTAACAATCAGCAAGAAGGATTTGTCAAATTTTCTATTAATTTGCTTCCAGCAAAATAAGCAAACTGGGATTGGgatccaaaaaaatatttaagaacCAAGATAGAGCATCTGAGAAGAATTAATGGAAAAGAGTAACTCATGCGCTCTgttataaaattttcaaatcaataagaaaacttattaataaataagaaagCATTAACCTGGAGGGTGTTGTGCCACCACCATTGCTctcaaaatgaagaaaaaaacatAATCCTACTAGGATTTTAGTGGATCGACAAACTAATTAATTTGCTTGTGTTTATGTTTCGTTCATCAATTAGCATTACCGGGCGTAGTTTATATGTAATTTTCAATCTTGTACAAGATGGACTGTTGATGACACGCTATATGCCcggcctttttatttttttatgaaacgaTGTtcgagttttaattttttttttttaataaatggaTGGGAAGCCTATCGAAAGTTATTAAGCTTTTTTTGTGCTTGACGGTATGATATATGGTTGATGTATAGCTGGTTTGTGAATTAATAAATCTTTCGAATGATGCATTGAATATATAATTAAGAAATCGATTCATATATGGTTTCtttctcaaaataaaaatatatattttttatggttTCTTTTTCGATTACCCTTATTTTGATTTGACTAACTTGAAAGAAAACAGAGAATTTGGTTTCAAATTTTTAGACTGTGTCAAACCCTGATTTCCAAGGtgatttttcctcttttttttcttatcagATTATCTCTCCATTACGTGGTCGAGGTAGGAGGATGATGGAAGCCAGAGCAAGATTTAGTAGCTGTATCTCTTTCGTTTCAGAACTTGGGAGGACCAAAGACCACGGTGGTAGCAAATCACgttcttatttttgcatgatGATGGCTGGATTCCAAACAAAGATGCCATCGTCTGCATCAATTTTCTTAATCTTCATATGTAACACTTGCAATTAAGGACTGTTTTGTGGCTCATTATATGATGAATCTAAAATTTTTGAGAGGAATGATGCATCTAAATTTGAAGTACAAGCTTTATTTTAACAGTGAGCACCAGTTCATCACTTGCATTACGTCTGACTAAACCAACCCTTTTAGCCGACATTTTTTTTGTAGAAGATTTTAGCCAACAATTTTCACCATAGATTACATAGAACAAGTAAGAAGTCATCTTTTCtcgaaaaaagagagagtagaAAGGCATAAAACCATAATAAATCTTTTGTAAGTTCATTTTGTACCTTTGCTGCATAATTGTGAAGGTTCTATAAATTCATGACCATTGGTTGATTACAAAACCAATAACGGAGTGAAAATTTTACAAGCCTGCTCATGTTGGTGTACGTCCATCTGAAGACTACTGATCTCAGAAGATTAACTTTGTCTTCTATGATCTTGCAATTGCATCCTTTATGAGTCTGAGGGATTCAGCCAAGTCATCCAACAGCTGGTTAGGATTTGGTATAGTCAACTCATCAACTGCTAGAACTATCTTCATTGTGTTCATGTAACTTTGGAAATGAAGAGTGAGGGCCTGTTAAAATTCCAACTGAAGCAATCAAAAAAATGACAGTGGGGGTGGTTGAGGCCGCCCTTTATGTCTAAGAAACCATACTAAAATGTACCATGAAAAATAAGATGCTAAAGGTTAGAGATCCCTGCTAAAAATTACAAGATTATATCAAATGACAGTGAGATAATGGACACCAAGGTTTCCTGTGCAATTGCAATGAGTAGCCACCTCTTCAAATGCTCTAATACTTGAAGTTGCTCTTTTTTGATGATTTACTGATATTTCAGTGGCTTAAGGAGCATAACTAGCATGCATACGATCAATCAGCAAGAGGACAGACTGTGGTGCAGAATAGTACCACACACTAGTTATCATCTTAAATAagcttttgcaaataaaataaaagataaactaACTTAACTTTGAAGACTATTATGAAGTCACTTACATGAGGGTGCCCATAAACACTGGGAGCAATGTAGACCACTGGATGGCCATAAAACCCAATCTTTTCTACTGGACCAATGATATTTGAGAACGATAGTGTCGTGTGAATAACCATTCTGTAACACAGGGCAGCTGCTGCCTGTGATTCATAAAGACACAGCAGGCATTAGATGTATTTAAATGTTACGTACACTTGAGAAAACTATACATTAAGGGGCATAAAAGCACATATGAGCACAAACcttatgtttatgttgcaaacaCATACAgaatgaagaaggaaaggaagagagatgATCACCATGAGCTTAAAGCATAATTAAACTCACTTCCCTAACAAATCTGAAAGAGCATCCCGTACATACATACACGGTTGATAAACAAAGCATACTGACTGCAGCAACTTACTAGACCCAATTACAGAATAAGTCCGATTTTCAATGATTTAAACATTAGGATATGCAGTTAAATTATGTAATCAGGGTATACTACTATATGGAAGCAATTATGATAAGAACTAATtctttttccttaaaaaaaaagagttttgttTCAGCacatttttttccctttaagCCATCTCTTTTTTTGAAGCTAACAGTTTAGATTTTTCCTTTCATTCGGTTGATGACTTGATATACCTCATAGTTATAGCTTAATAGTAGCAAAGCATGCAAGTCTCGTCAACTTTAAGGCTCTTTCTAGTAAATTAGTCATTTTTTAAGAAAGATTTATCTACCTAATAGGAACTCTTGCACAAAAATACTCTACCCATGGAAAACTCTTGAACGTCTATAGAATACtttctatttcaaaaaaaaagataccaAAGAAAAACTCTTGGAATAACAGGGTGGTAAACCACCAGCTCATTCGTTAAGAGAATAGGAATAACTATTTCAGACTGTGAATCTGCCAGCATGACAGAACCAAGTGACTAGGACTAGACAAACAGGAATTCCATGGTTGTTCATTtaaaccttttctttttcccttattTTTCTGGTATGCTGATCCTTTGAATATTGAGAAATAAAGAAATTAATGCACTAATAACCATGATGGTGAAGTTCTTATAGGTAAAATTATGATTAAGAAAAAGGGTGGAGTTTAGTGCAGTGTAATTAATCCAGGTGGAGTTGTTTTCAGAGGCAGCACATAGATCTTCCCTTGATCAATTATGGTATGAGCAGAGCATCAATACTGGTTCCTTTTGCTACCTTTCCATAgagataaaatattaaataaactgATAAAAAACACAAAATATGTGATAAGGGGAAGCTCATGAGacaagattttttttgttggtatATGCTCTAAAAACTGAGTGACGGATATATTATAAGACTTATACCTTTATACCAAAGATTTTAACAATCACCCAAGCACTCCAATACGTGAAGACTGCTTCCAAAgagttcttcttcctttctgcaATTGCCTTTCCCCTCCGAATATACTCTAGAGGATCCTCGAAGACGGCAATAGGAAACCGGAGAACCATGTAACCCAGCTTATTCCCCCACTTGGCCCCACCTTTTCCTTTCTCCATCATCTCAGCCAAAGCCTACTTATAATCCACAAACTCATTATGAACAAGAAGATCTTAACATAACCCGAATCCGAAGCAGGAGAAAAGAGAACACTCACATGGATTCCTGGCGTCCGTCGAATGTTAACGAGCAGCGCTGTTCTCAGTCGGATGTTCCCTGgcaatcccttcttctccttcttcttcataTCATCACCCTCACCTGAGCATCATCCAATTAGCAACAGAACAAAGGGTAGAATTATATATAGTTATACAGTTCTAATCTCACCGTATCTCCTATCAAGATATCGAGAGAGTCCTGCCGACGTAATCCCCACAAGTACATCATTTACAGTCTGAGAATTTGGAAAATTTGAATCCGTTGTCCGAATGTCAGCCAGTTG
This portion of the Phoenix dactylifera cultivar Barhee BC4 chromosome 11, palm_55x_up_171113_PBpolish2nd_filt_p, whole genome shotgun sequence genome encodes:
- the LOC103709542 gene encoding pathogenesis-related protein 1C-like; translated protein: MAVVIPHTANQARILFHHPFISNKTSLQLRLLRQGMAGSTLPLSLPLLLLLLPVSSPQLIPRTPLRPPPVSTPETRPPLTSARSSPVSNGGDTEPPTKPPGLVSFTGGKGSYKMMAHEFLKAHNEIRKLAGEKPYVWDKKLARYARRWAEQRREQCDTTHSHGPYGENMFWGTGWDWKAKEAVQNWAKEHLYYNRTERSCLPERMCGHFTQIVWNSTARVGCARVECYHGGVIISCNYEPPGNYVGEDPFSS